The following DNA comes from Oncorhynchus masou masou isolate Uvic2021 chromosome 21, UVic_Omas_1.1, whole genome shotgun sequence.
tgcagggtgagggtgggagaggaggctgcggggtgagggtgggagaggaggctgctgggtgagagtgggagaggaggctgcggggtgagagtgggagagggggctgcGGGGTGAGAGGAGGCTGCAgggtgagagtgggagaggaggctgcagggtgagagtgggagaggaggctgcggggggtgggagaggaggtgggagaggggctgcagggtgagagtgggagaggaggctgcagggtgagaggaggctgcagggtgagagtgggagaggaggctgCGGGGTGAGAGGAGGCTGCAGGGTGAGAGGAGGCTGCAGGGTGAGAGGAGGCTGCAGGGTGAGAGGAGGCTGCAGGGTGAGAGGAGGCTGCAgggtgagagtgggagaggaggctgcggggtgagagtgggagaggaggctgCAGGGTGAGAGGAGGCTGCGgggtgagagtgggagaggaggctgcggggtgagagtgggagaggaggctgcggggtgagagtgggagaggaggctgcggggtgagagtgggagaggaggctgcggggtgagagtgggagaggaggctgcggggtgagagtgggagaggaggctgcggggtgagagtgggagaggaggctgctgggtgagagtgggagaggaggctgcggggtgagagtgggagaggaggctgcggggtgagagtgggagaggaggctgCGGGGTGAGAGGAGGCTGCGGGGTGAGAGGAGGCTGCGGGGTGAGGAGGCTgcgggggagaggaggctgcagggtgagagtgggagaggaggctgcggggtgagagtgggagaggaggctgcagggtgagagtgggagaggaggctgcggggtgagagtgggagaggaggctgcagggtgagaggaggctgcagggtgagagtgggagaggaggctgcagggtgagagtgggagaggaggctgcagggtgagaggaggctgcagggtgagagtgggagaggaggctgcggggtgagagtgggagaggaggctgcggggtgagagtgggagaggaggctgcaggggagaggaggctgcagggtgagagtgggagaggagaatgcggggtggaggggagaggaggctgcggggtgagagtgggagaggaggctgcagggtgagagagtgggagaggaggctgcagggtgagagtgggagaggaggctgcagggtgagagtgggagaggaggttGCTGGGTGAGAGGAGGCTGCGgggtgagagtgggagaggaggctgcagggtgagagtgggagaggaggctgcagggtgagagtgggagaggaggttGCTGGGTGAGAGGAGGCTGCGgggtgagagtgggagaggaggctgCAGGGTGAGGAGGCTGGGGGGCTgcgggggagaggaggctgcggggtgagagtgggagaggaggctgcggggtgagagtgggagaggaggctgCAGGGTGAGAGGAGGCTGCGGGGTGAGAGGAGGCTGCGgggtgagagtgggagaggaggctgcagggtgagagtgggagaggaggctgCAGGGTGAGAGGAGGCTGCGgggtgagagtgggagaggaggctgcggggtgagagtgggagaggaggctgcggggtgagagtgggagaggaggctgctgggtgagagtgggagaggaggctgctgggtgagagtgggagaggaggctgcggggtgagagtgggagaggaggctgcgggatgagaggaggctgtgggggagaggaggctgcagggtgggtgagaggaggctgagggtggGAGAGGAGGCTGCGGGGTGAGAGGAGGCTGCAGGGTGAGAGGAGGCTGCAgggtgagagtgggagaggaggctgCAGGGTGAGAGGAGGCTGCGgggtgagagtgggagaggaggctgcggggtgagagtgggagaggaggctgcggggtgagagtgggagaggaggctgcggggggagtgggagaggaggctgcggggtgagagtgggagaggaggctgcggggtgagagtgggagaggaggctgcggggtgagagtgggagaggaggctgcggggtgagagtgggagaggaggctgcggggtgagagtgggagaggaggctgcggggtgagagtgggagaggaggctgcggggtgagagtgggagaggaggctgcggggtgagagtgggagaggaggctgcggggtgagagtgggagaggaggctgCGGGGTGAGGAGGCTGCAGGGTGAGAGGAGGCTGCGgggtgagagtgggagaggaggctgcggggtgagagtgggagaggaggctgCTGGGTGAGGGGGTCTGTTGGTCTGAGCCTTTCCTGCACACATTCTGTTCCTCCACAATCCAGTCCAGTCTCTGCAGCCCAAATTTCACCCGGTTCCCTTCATATCACACTACtttaccctatgggtcctggtcaaattaagtgtgctatatagggaatagggaagggcttggcaaccctggtcctggagggctgCAGGGACATGTTTTTGATTTAACCCACTGaaagaccaggtgtgttgaatttaatcactgaactgatcaattaaCTCAATGGGTCATGTGTGGTGCCGAGTTGGAACCGAGTCCTGCAGCAGGCCAGGAACAAGGTTGCCCTGGAATGAGGTGCTATATGGGACACACAGGgctacagagggagggagaaggctgTGATGGgttgtagaggagggaggaggtggacaggactgtagagggaggaggaggaggtggaaaggactgtagagggaggaggaggaggtggaaaggactgtagagggaggaggaggaggtggaaaggactgtagagggaggaggtggacaggactgtagagggaggaggaggaggtggaaggactgtagagggaggagggaggaggtggaaagGACTGTAGAGGAAGGAGGTGGACAGGACtgtagagggaggaggtggacagGACtgtagaggaaggaggaggacaggactgtagagggaggaggaggacaggactgtagagggaggaggaggaggtggaaaggactgtagaggaaggaggaggacaggactatagagggaggaggaggacaggactgtagagggaggaggaggacaggactgtagagggaggaggtggtggtggacagGACtgtagagggaggaggtggtggtggacagGACtgtagagggaggaggtggtggtggacaggactgtagagggaggaggaggtggtgcttGCCTGCTCAGCATAAGGTCGTTGGAAGATCTGTGATGAGGAAGGAGGTGGTTTTGCTTGAAGCATCACAGTCCCCTTGTCTGACCTGTTGGTTGATGACCCGTTGTTTCTCTATTCACTAACTACTTCCTGGGTTTGGTGACACAGTTCAATCAAAGATTTTTTATcactaaaccaagatagaccacagcttggtcgtttccaatgggaacaaatgaGTCATAGTGGGGCAGAACGAGCAagggaggtgggcagagccaagcacgagatAGCAGGAGCCTATTGGCGCCTTCTAGTATACATCTACATATTTCCGTTAGGAACACCTAACTCTGTGAAATGTGCAATAACCCAATTCACCTTTGCACTCCTTGTAACAGCatgatataaaataaaaaataaacactttTGCAAAAAGGTAAATGAATCTGTTCCATATcgtaacagattctagttttggaaacagaaaactaCTGTATTGtgatcaaatgtttcattgatGAGAAGATTACAAGAATGTCGGTCAAAATCCAtctcgttccatcttctcccatcGACCGCTTcgtgggcttcctctcactaccatatttggtagtgtgTGAAAACGCTAACCCCGGAGCTTCACATTTCATCCATCCAATGAAATATcggtctcattgttctatctgtggttgTACCATGAGTCCAGGCGGTATGAGAGCCTGCTGAGGGAAGTGGACTGCTGTGAGTTTATCCACTTCCTGTTAATTCTTCACCTATCCAATGGGTCTGTAggtgccccctccctctctctgtgtggagtcACCGGGTCAGAGCTAGGAGCTGGTAACACGGTTAAGGGGCTAGTAACTGTTCTCATGTCCGGCCAGGATGTAGAGGTTGCTGAGGGCTGTGGGGTTGTCAGTGGGCCGGCTCTCCAGAACCACCACCCTGTCAGAGAGAGATGTCAGTTAGCAGCAGCACATCAGTAACACATAAACACTACTGCAGGTTACAGCTGCCAACCAGGTCCCTTATCTGAAGACGGAAGAAAACACACCGAATAGAACACAATTCATTGAATATAATTGGTGGGTTTAGGGAGTAGCAGGCAGCTAGACAAGAGAGGACCGGCTACATTTCAAATGGCACATTTATGTTAATATGACACTAGAGATCATGAGTTGTCCAGGGTGGTGCCATCCTTCCAGCAGAGTGACAGACGAGATGAGGGGTGTCTCTGCCCACAGAGGGTACAGTCCAAGACCATAGTGTCTGATCTATCAGATGGAATTACAGAGGATCAGAGAGACACTCAAACCAGGCTGGCGTGGCAGTGCCCAGGTGCCAGTCTGAATAAAACATGCAGGTTGGATGGGCAGAGGCTGTCGCATGGGAATCAGAATGGGCTGAGCCTAAAGCACCAGGGCCCTCCTGTCCTGGGAGGGGCCCCCTGTCCTGGGAGGGGCCTCCTGTCCTGGGAGGGGCCCCCTGTCCCGGGAGGGGCCCCCTGTCCCGGGAGGGGCCCCCTGTCCTGGGAGGGGCCCCCTGTCCCGGGAGGGGCCCCCTGTCCTGGGAGGGGCCCCCTGTCCTGGGAGAACCATTATTGCTTGTCGATCTTCCACCACAGGGTGGGAAATGTGTCTGAGCCAGGAAGTTAAATCACATTGAGTGGTTTCTATAGTTGAGGACTGGTGTGAAGGCCTAAGGGACTGCCCTGCCACACTGCCCACTCTGCAGCATGTAACCAACCAGAAGCTGTAATGTGAGTCACATAGAGAACATGGTTTAAAAGCCTCTTCTTGATAGCATTGAGATTACAATGAGGTATCCCACTCAGACTCAAAGTGGTTGAATGCTGAACGATCAAAGATTGTTGATTTATAAACAGGGTTGTGTGATCTGGGGCACATGCCTCGTCATAGCAATGGAagcagacatggagagagagagactgagtcaCCAGAGCTGGGGACCTCTCCTCTATAGAGAGATCTGAAGAGGACTCAGAGTAAGAGtggggggagagactgagagagagagacggggagagagagacggggagagagagagaagtaggatGTTTGGTGGTTTCCAGGCGATGGTTAAACACAGGGACCTGTGGGAGGACACTTGCTCCCTGGAGACAACCACTAACTACCAGCCCTGCATCTACGGCTTTATAGAGGTCAAATGGCACTACATAAATCATCTATACGACtagaaagagaaaagagatggGGGAGGCAGAGCGCAAAAAGtaaagggagtgagagaaagagcgaAAAGTTGAGACAGAAAGATACAAGTaaagagaaaaagaggaggaatgaggacaGGTAAGTGAATAATTAAACACACAATCATTTCAAGCACCAACCCATCAGATCTGGAGAGAGGCAGTCAGTGAGAAAaaaagagtttaaaaaaaaataatttcaaGCACCAACCTGTCAGATCCGAGGAGACGGAAGACTCGGCTGGGATCAGAAATCTCCTGGGTGACCTGTAGATTAAACGAAGGAATGGAGCACTTTATTAACAAGATGGAAACATACACAGGGACATTAATGAACACGGAAACATACACAGGGACATTGATGAACACGGAAACATACACAGGGACATTGATGAACACGGAAACATACACAGGGGCATTGATGAACACGGAAACATACACAGGGACATTAATGAACACGGAAACATACACAGGGACATTGATGAACACGGAAACATACACAGGGGCATTGATGAACACGGAAACATACACAGGGACATTAATGAACACGGAAACATACACAGGGACATTAATGAACACGGAAACATACACAGGGGCATTGATGAACACGGAAACATACACAGGGGCATTGATGAACACGGAAACATAACAGGAAACATACACAGGGGCATTGATGAACACGGAAACATACACAGGGACATTAATGAACACGGAAACATACACAGGGACATTAATGAACACGGAAACATACACAGGGACATTGATGAACACGGAAACATACACAGGGACATTGATGAACACGGAAACATACACAGGGACATTGATGAACAAGGAAACATACACAGGGGCATTAATGAACACGGAAACATACACAGGGGCATTAATGAACACGGAAACATACACAGGGACATTGATGAACACGGAAACATACACAGGGACATTGATGAGGAGCTACATGGAAACATACACAGGGACATTGATGAACACGGAAACATACACAGGGGCATTAATGAACACGGAAACATACACAGGGGCATTAATGAACACGGAAACATACACAGGGACATTGATGAGGAGCTACATGGAAACATACACAGGGGCATTAATGAGGAGCTACATGGAAACATACACAGGGGCATTAATGAGGAGCTACATGGAAACATACACAGGGGCATTAATGAGGAGCTACATGGAAACATACACAGGGACATTGATGAGGAGCTACATGGAACATTAAACTGGTACTTTTGCCCCAATACTGGTAACACTTTACAAGGAGTCTTCATTTTCATGGTGAGCAATCTTATATTTCCCCATTATAGTCCATCCCATGACTACAGACATACCTCAGTAGACCCCCCATAACCCCAGTAGACCCCACCCATGACCCCAGTAGACCCCCCAATGACCCCAGTAGACCCCTCCCCAATGACCCCAGTAGACCCCCCTCCCATGACCCCAGTAGACCCCACCCATGACCCCAGTAGACCCCCCAATGACCCCA
Coding sequences within:
- the LOC135507539 gene encoding uncharacterized protein LOC135507539, which encodes MDFDRHSSSSPTLTPQPPLPLSPRSLLSHSHPAASSHPAASSPTLTLQPPLTLQPPLTPQPPLPPSASSHPPSSSPTLTPQPPLPLSPRSLLSPCSLLSHSHPAASSPTLTPQPPLTPQPPLTLQPPLPLSPRSLLSHSHPAASSPPQPPSLLTLQPPLPLSPRSLLSPSNLLSHSHPAASSPTLTLQPPLPLSPRSLLSPSNLLSHSHPAASSPTLTLLLSHSHPAASSPTLTLQPPLPRSLLTPQPPLTPQPPLTPQPPLPLSPRSLLSHSHPAPPLPLSPRSLLSHSHPAASSPTLTPQPPLTLQPPLPLSPRSLLSHSHPAASSHPAASSHPAASSHPAASSHPAASSHPAASSPTLTLQPPLTLQPPLPLSPSSSPTLTLQPPLPLSPRSLLSHSHPAASSHPAFSSPTLTQQPPLPLSPRSLLSHSHPAASSPTLTQQPPLPLSPSSLLSHPHPAASSHPAEEEVGQAEEEVDSTYGDQAEEEVDSTYGDQAEEEVDSTYGDQAEEEVDSTYGDQAEEEVDSTFQAEGDQGTRLKRGGLYLWGPG